The genome window TGCGGCTTGTCTCCTCGCGCGGATCACGCGCATTTTCTCGTCATGTTGCAGGCAAGCATCAAAATGTAGCTCAATCATTTGCCGCGGCGCAAGAATCGGCGACAATGAGAGCGTAGGTACGCTTGACGATATTACAAGCAGGCTAGCGCAAAACACGGCGGCGTGACAAGGACGCGACGCCGCGACTGTTCCAGCGCAAACGGCAATGAAATGAAACCGGGTTTGTGTTTTCTAATGCCTTTTGGAATCTTTCAGTGATAGAGTCGCACCAGGTTTGGTAAACTTGCACGGTTTTGGATGGCATGTCGTGCACGTGCCAGCGATAAGAAGGCAAACATCAATAATGCACACCAGTTTCTCCGCCGTGCCCCAGCCGGATCGCAAGCCGCTCCCGCCGGCGCTGCTCGACGGTCTGATGGAAACGGCCGGCGACGCCGTGTTCCGTGTCACGCCCGGCGGCCTGATCCGCGCGGCCAGCGCCCGCGCCCAGCGCCTGGCCGGAGTCGAGGCCGGCCGCGCCCTGGTGTCCCTGGTCCATGAGATCGACCAGCCGGCGCTGCGCAACGCCCTGGTGAGCGCCGCCTCCAGCCTCGAAGCCGCCGTGCTCGAAGTGCGCTTCCGGATGGGCGAGCGCGACATCTGGTTCGAGCTGCGCCTGGCCCTGCTCGAGACCGGCGACGACGCCCCGGTCCTGGTAATCGGCCGCGACATGTCGTCCCAGCATGCCACCGAAGAGCGCCTGCGCCACATGGCGACCCACGACGCGCTCACCGAACTGCCCAACCGGGTCCTGCTGTCCGACCGCATCCGCATGGTGATCGCCAACGCGCGCCGCTCGGGCCAGGGCTTCGCCGTCGCGACCATCGGCCTGGACGGCTTCAAGAAGGTCAACGACGGCCTCGGCCACCCGGTCGGCGACGCCGTGCTGCAGATGGCGGCCAGCCGCCTGCGCCGCACCCTGCGCGACAGCGACACCCTGGCGCGCGTCGGCGGCGACGAATTCGTCGCGGTCCTGCCGGGCACCTTCACCGACGCCCAGATCAAGCTGGTCACCGGCCGCCTGATGGCGACCCTGCAGTCGCCCTTCGAGATCCAGGGCCACACCATCTACCTGGGCGCCTCGATCGGCGTCGCGATCTACCCCGACCACGCCGAGGACGAAGTGCGCCTGGTGACCCTGGCCGACACCGCGATGTCGCGCGCCAAGGAAACCGGCAAGGCCCGCACCGTGGTCTACAGCCCGCGCGACCAGGGCCCGCCCGAGCACGACATCTCGCTCGAGGCGGCGATGTTCAACGCGGTGCGCGAAGGCGAGTTCCTGCTGTTCTACCAGCCCATCGTGGACGCCCGCACCCGCACCATCGAGGGCTTCGAGACCCTGATGCGCTGGAAGCACCCGACCCTCGGCATGGTCGCCCCGAGCCGCTTCATCCCGATCGCCGAGACCAACGGCCTGATCAACCTGCTGGGGGCCTGGGCCCTGAAGGCGGCCTGCATGCAGATCCGCCAGTTCCAGGAAGTCGCCGGGCGCGAGCTCTACATCTCGGTCAACATCAGCCCGCGCCAGTTCCGCAACGACCGCTTCCTGAACGTGCTGGACGACGCCCTGGCCCTGTCGGGCACGCCGGGCCGCCAGGTGGTGCTCGAGATCACCGAAGGCACCCTGATGGTCGACCCGGTGCATGCCGAGGCGATCCTGACCAAGATGGCCGAGCGCGAGGCGCGCATCGCGATCGACGACTTCGGCACCGGTTATTCTTCCCTCGCCTACCTCAAGCGCTTCCCGATCTCGGTGCTCAAGGTCGACCGCGCCTTCGTCAAGGACCTGCCGCACGCCGAGAAGGACGCGGCGATCTGCAACGCCGTGCTCGACCTGGCCAAGCACCTCGACCTGTCGGTGGTCGCCGAAGGCGTCGAGACCGAAGAGCAGCTCAGCTGGCTCGACACCCAGGGCGTGCACTACGTCCAGGGCTACCTGACCGGCAAGCCGATGCCGGCCAACGTGGCGCTCGCCGCCCTCAAGGAAAACCTGTACACCGCTCTCCTTCCGCACGAAAACCGGACGGGCACATCATGACGAATTCAGCCAACACCATGCGCTCACCCAAAGGGGAAGCCACTCTCGCCACCCTGTGGGAACGGATCCGCAGGCAGGGCGACATGCCCGGGTTCACCAAGGCGATCAACGCCATCCTGGCCTCCATGCGCGGCGAGGACGAGCGCGAGTTCTCCATGACCCAGACCGTGCTCTCGGATCCCGTGCTCACCCAGAAGGTGCTGCGCCTGGCCAACAGCAGCATGTATTCGGCCTTCGGCCAGCGCATCAACACCGTGTCCAAGGCCGTGCTGGTGCTGGGCACCGAGGCCATCGGCCACCTGGCCCTGGGCCTGAAGCTGATCGAGGAACTGAGCCGCAATACCCCGGACACCGAGCAGGCCCACATCGAGATGGAAAAGGCGGTGCTGGCCGGGATGGTGGCCCAGCAGGTGGCGGCCAGCGCGGCCACCCGCGACCCCGAGGAAGCCGTGGTTTGCTCGATCCTGCATTCGCTGGGCCGCATGATGATCACCTTCTACATGCCGGAGCGCTGGACCCAGATGGGCGAGACCGCCGGGGCGGGCCGCGAGGAGAGCGCCGCCGAGGCGGTGCTGGGCATGAGCCTGGAAGAGATCGGCCGCGCCACCGCCAGCCACTGGGGCCTGCCGCGCAACCTGATCGCCGGCATGCGCCGGGTCGAGCCGAGCGAGCGCGGCGACGGCTTCGGCCACGACGACTGGCTGGCGGCCCTCGGCACCATGTCGACCCTGGCCGCCGACGCCCTGTGGAGCGACGACGAGGCCGGCGCGGCGCGCGTGGCCTCGCTGGCCGAAAGCTTCTCGCCGATGCTGGGCATGGCGCCGACCGGGATCCTGGGCGCCATCGACAAGGCCAAGCTCGAAGCGGCCTCCGACCTGTCGATCGCGCCGCTAGCCAAGCCGCTGGAAAAGCGCGCCCAGGAAGCGGCGGCCACGCGCAAGCGCATGGCCGGCAACAAGGTACTGATGAGCGGCGTGGCCGACATGCGCGACGCCGGCCCCAACGCCACCGCCGGCCAGATGATCTCGATGGCGCTGGAGACCATGCACAAGGGGCTGTCGTTCTCGCGCTCCTTCGCCTTCCTGCGCAACCGCCGCGACGGCAAGTACACGGCGCGCATCGGCTTCGGCGAGGGCGCCAAGGCGCTGCTGCCGAACCTGGTGTTCGACGACGTCTACGAGCCCAACGTGTTCCATGCCGCCTTGGGCAGCGACCGCGTGATCTTCATCGAGAACGCGCGCGACGCCAAGTTCGCGGCCAAGCTGCCGGGCTGGTGGAAAGGGACCTTGTCGGAGTCGCGCTGCTTCGTGGTGATTCCGCTATGCGCGCACGGACAGCCGGCCGGCTTCATCTATGGGGATTGGGACGACAGCTTCCCGTCGGTGATTTTGAGCCAGACCGAGTTCGCCCTGCTCAACGACTTGCGCGGGCTGGTGGTGCGCACGGTGGAGAGAAGGCATCAGCTCGAGGCGATTGCGACGCGGGTTTGATGTTGCGTCGTCAGTGCGACATCATCGGCTCGCGTTTGACGCTCTCGCTGCGCGTCGGACTTGGATCCCCGCCTTCGCGGGGATGACGTTTACGCGTTATCGGGGAATGGTACGTACACTATTCCGCTTCCACCAACCCGTCGTTCCCGCGAAGGCGGGAACCCAAGTTTCTAAACCTACCGTTTACGCCAGCTTCGGCGTCCCCACCCGCACATCCCCACACTGCGCCCTGTGCATCAGCGCGTGATCCATCAGCACCAGCGCCAGCATCGCCTCCGCGATCGGCGTCGCCCGGATCCCCACGCAGGGGTCGTGGCGGCCGAAGGTTTCCACCATCACCGGATTGCCCGCCTTGTCGATCGAGCGGCGCGGCGTGCGGATCGAGGACGTGGGCTTGATGGCTATCGACACCGTGATGTCCTGCCCGGTCGAAATCCCGCCCAGCACCCCGCCCGCGTTGTTGCCCACGAAGCCTTCCGGCGTCAGTTCGTCACCGTGCTCCGACCCCTTCTGCGCCACCGAGCCGAAGCCGGCCCCGATCTCCACGCCCTTGACCGCGTTAATCCCCATCATGGCGTAGGCGATGTCGGCATCGAGCTTGTCGTAGATCGGCTGGCCCAGCCCCACCGGCACATTGCGCGCCACCACGTCGATGCGTGCGCCGATCGAGTCGCCAGCGCGGCGCAGTTCGTCCATCGCGGCTTCCATGCGGGCGATCAGGGCCGCGTCCGCGGTGGCGGCGAAGAAGGGATTGGCGTGCACGTGCTCGAAGGACTCGAAGGGCACCTCGATGTCGCCCAGCTGGCGCATGCAGCCGAAGAATTCGGTGCCGAAGTGCTCGCGCAGCCACTTCCTGGCGATCGCCCCCGCCCCCACCACCGGCGCGGTCAGGCGCGCCGAGGAACGGCCGCCGCCGCGCGGATCGCGCACGCCGTACTTGTGCCAGTAGGTGTAGTCGGCATGGCCCGGCCGGAAGCTCTCGGCGATGTTGCCGTAGTCCTTGCTGCGCTGGTCCTCGTTCGGGATCAGCAGCGCGATCGGGGTGCCGGTGGTGACGCCCTCGTAGACGCCGGACAGGATCTGCACCCGGTCCGCCTCCTGGCGCTGGGTCACGTGGCGCGAGGTGCCCGGCTTCCTGCGGTCCAGTTCCGGCTGGATGTCGGCTTCGCTCAGGGCCAGCCCCGGCGGGCAGCCGTCGATGACGCAGCCGATCGCCGGTCCATGGGACTCGCCGAAGGTGGTTACGGAAAACAGCTTGCCGAAGGTATTGCCGGACATGGGATCGCGCTCACAGGTATTGGTCGAAATACCATTCTACCAGCCGCCCTGACAAGTAGAAAATTGTCGCCCATGTTATGAATGTCGCAAAAATGTTTCCACACGGATATATTTTATGCGTTTGGGGGAATTGGTGAATTTCTTACGGGTAATTGCATATATACTGGGTCGTTCAAGTGCCGAGCAAACTGGAGATGTACCCATGCCCGCTTCGATGACGCCCCGTGGCGCCTTGGAGGAAGTGAACGCGTTTCACGATGAGCTTGTCTTCGCGGACGAAGCCGAACCCGCCACACTAGGCCTTACCCGTGCTGCATGGCGGGTCCTGGTGGTCGATGACGACGCCGACGTGCACTCGACAACCACCTTCGCGCTCGGGAACGTGGAAATGCAGGGCCGCCCGCTGAGCTTCCTGCACGCCTACAGCGCCAGCGAAGCCTTCGAACTGCTGCGCCGCGAGCCGGACGTGGCCGTGCTCCTGCTCGACGTGGTGATGGAAAGCTCCGACGCCGGCCTGTCCCTGGTGCGCCGCATCCGCGAGGAACTCGGCCTGCGCGACCTGCGCATCATCCTGCGCACCGGCCAGCCCGGCTACGCGCCGGAGATGGAAGCGATCCGCGGCTACGACATCAACGACTACCGCACCAAGTCCGAACTCACCCGCACCAAGCTGTACACCGCGGTGGCGGCGGCGATCCGCTCCTACCAGCAGATCCGCGCCCTGGACGACAACCGCCTCGGCCTGGAGCGCGTGGTCGCCGCCAGCGCCGAACTGATGGCGCTGCACGGCCTGCGCGACGTCGCCCTCGGGATCCTGAACCAGGTCGGCCTGCTGCTCGGCCAGCCGGCCGAGGGCCTGCTGTGCGTGCGCGAGACCGGTCACGCCCACCCCGACATCCTGCGCACCGTGGCCGCCGTCGGCGCCTGCCGCCACCTCGACGGCCGCGAGCTGAACGTGGCGCGCGGCGGTCCGCTCGCGGCCGCGGTCGAGCGCACCCTGCTGAACCGCCGCTGCGCCATCGGCGACGGCCTGCTCAGCCTGTACTTCCCGGGCAAGGCCGGACGCGACTTCGTGGCCTGCGTCCCGCTCGAGCGCGAGCTCGACGAGCACGAGAACCGCCTGCTGCAGGTCTTCGCCGGCATGGTCACCATCAGCCTCGACAACGTGGAGCTGGTGACCCACCTGAACCAGGCTGCCTTCCACGATCCCCTCACCGGCCTGCCGAACCGCACCCGCCTGGTCGAACTGATCGACGCCACCCTGGCCCTGCCCACGCGCGCGCAGGCGATCCTGGCCCTGGTCGACCTCGACCACTTCGCCGAGACCAACGACGCCCTCGGCCACCATTTCGGCGACCTGCTGCTGGTGGCGGTGGGCCGGCGCCTGCAGTCCAAGCTCGACCCCGGCCTGCACGTGGCGCGCATCGGCGGCGACATCTTCTGCGTGCTGGGCGAGGCCGGCGCGGTGCAGCCGGCGCCGATCCAGGCCCTGTTCCGCGAGCCCTTCCACATCGACGGCCAGGACGTCCAGGTCTCGGCCACCCTGGGCCTGGTGCGCCTGGGCGAGCACGACGGCGCCGGCGCGGACGCGCTCAAGGACGCCGACATCGCCCTCAAGCGCGCCAAGTCCCAGCAGCGCGCCGGCCATTTCTACTTCTCGCGCAGCATGGGGGTCGAGATCCGCGAGCGGGTGCGCATGATGCACGCGCTGCGCGGCGGCTTCCAGCGCAACCAGCTGTTCCTGGCCTACCAGCCCCAGGTCGACCTGTTGAGCAACCGTCCCTTCGGCGCCGAAGCCCTGCTCCGCTGGCGCACCGAGGACGGCCGCCTGGTGCCGCCCGACCGCTTCATCCCGATCGCCGAATACTCGGGCCTGATCGTCGACATCGGCGAATGGGTCCTGCGCCAGGCCTGCGCCGAGCTGATGCGCCTGCGCGCGGCCGGGCACACCGCCTTCACCATGTCGGTCAACGTCTCCCAGGTGCAGTTCCGCCATCCGCACTTCCTCGACATGCTGCGCCGCGCGCTGGACGACACCGGCGCCCCGCCCGAATTCATCGAACTGGAAATCACGGAATCGATGGCGATGGAGGAGCCGGCCCTGCTGGTCG of Massilia sp. KIM contains these proteins:
- a CDS encoding HDOD domain-containing protein, with protein sequence MTNSANTMRSPKGEATLATLWERIRRQGDMPGFTKAINAILASMRGEDEREFSMTQTVLSDPVLTQKVLRLANSSMYSAFGQRINTVSKAVLVLGTEAIGHLALGLKLIEELSRNTPDTEQAHIEMEKAVLAGMVAQQVAASAATRDPEEAVVCSILHSLGRMMITFYMPERWTQMGETAGAGREESAAEAVLGMSLEEIGRATASHWGLPRNLIAGMRRVEPSERGDGFGHDDWLAALGTMSTLAADALWSDDEAGAARVASLAESFSPMLGMAPTGILGAIDKAKLEAASDLSIAPLAKPLEKRAQEAAATRKRMAGNKVLMSGVADMRDAGPNATAGQMISMALETMHKGLSFSRSFAFLRNRRDGKYTARIGFGEGAKALLPNLVFDDVYEPNVFHAALGSDRVIFIENARDAKFAAKLPGWWKGTLSESRCFVVIPLCAHGQPAGFIYGDWDDSFPSVILSQTEFALLNDLRGLVVRTVERRHQLEAIATRV
- a CDS encoding bifunctional diguanylate cyclase/phosphodiesterase, which gives rise to MPASMTPRGALEEVNAFHDELVFADEAEPATLGLTRAAWRVLVVDDDADVHSTTTFALGNVEMQGRPLSFLHAYSASEAFELLRREPDVAVLLLDVVMESSDAGLSLVRRIREELGLRDLRIILRTGQPGYAPEMEAIRGYDINDYRTKSELTRTKLYTAVAAAIRSYQQIRALDDNRLGLERVVAASAELMALHGLRDVALGILNQVGLLLGQPAEGLLCVRETGHAHPDILRTVAAVGACRHLDGRELNVARGGPLAAAVERTLLNRRCAIGDGLLSLYFPGKAGRDFVACVPLERELDEHENRLLQVFAGMVTISLDNVELVTHLNQAAFHDPLTGLPNRTRLVELIDATLALPTRAQAILALVDLDHFAETNDALGHHFGDLLLVAVGRRLQSKLDPGLHVARIGGDIFCVLGEAGAVQPAPIQALFREPFHIDGQDVQVSATLGLVRLGEHDGAGADALKDADIALKRAKSQQRAGHFYFSRSMGVEIRERVRMMHALRGGFQRNQLFLAYQPQVDLLSNRPFGAEALLRWRTEDGRLVPPDRFIPIAEYSGLIVDIGEWVLRQACAELMRLRAAGHTAFTMSVNVSQVQFRHPHFLDMLRRALDDTGAPPEFIELEITESMAMEEPALLVEKLAQVKRTGVSIAIDDFGTGFSSLSHLQRLQVDRLKIDRAFVTEITGSARGSSIAEMVIQLGRNLGLSVIAEGVEDERQAQILRQLGCPLAQGFLYSRPLSPEDLLAWLADRALHQAA
- a CDS encoding bifunctional diguanylate cyclase/phosphodiesterase produces the protein MHTSFSAVPQPDRKPLPPALLDGLMETAGDAVFRVTPGGLIRAASARAQRLAGVEAGRALVSLVHEIDQPALRNALVSAASSLEAAVLEVRFRMGERDIWFELRLALLETGDDAPVLVIGRDMSSQHATEERLRHMATHDALTELPNRVLLSDRIRMVIANARRSGQGFAVATIGLDGFKKVNDGLGHPVGDAVLQMAASRLRRTLRDSDTLARVGGDEFVAVLPGTFTDAQIKLVTGRLMATLQSPFEIQGHTIYLGASIGVAIYPDHAEDEVRLVTLADTAMSRAKETGKARTVVYSPRDQGPPEHDISLEAAMFNAVREGEFLLFYQPIVDARTRTIEGFETLMRWKHPTLGMVAPSRFIPIAETNGLINLLGAWALKAACMQIRQFQEVAGRELYISVNISPRQFRNDRFLNVLDDALALSGTPGRQVVLEITEGTLMVDPVHAEAILTKMAEREARIAIDDFGTGYSSLAYLKRFPISVLKVDRAFVKDLPHAEKDAAICNAVLDLAKHLDLSVVAEGVETEEQLSWLDTQGVHYVQGYLTGKPMPANVALAALKENLYTALLPHENRTGTS
- the aroC gene encoding chorismate synthase, with the translated sequence MSGNTFGKLFSVTTFGESHGPAIGCVIDGCPPGLALSEADIQPELDRRKPGTSRHVTQRQEADRVQILSGVYEGVTTGTPIALLIPNEDQRSKDYGNIAESFRPGHADYTYWHKYGVRDPRGGGRSSARLTAPVVGAGAIARKWLREHFGTEFFGCMRQLGDIEVPFESFEHVHANPFFAATADAALIARMEAAMDELRRAGDSIGARIDVVARNVPVGLGQPIYDKLDADIAYAMMGINAVKGVEIGAGFGSVAQKGSEHGDELTPEGFVGNNAGGVLGGISTGQDITVSIAIKPTSSIRTPRRSIDKAGNPVMVETFGRHDPCVGIRATPIAEAMLALVLMDHALMHRAQCGDVRVGTPKLA